A single genomic interval of Helianthus annuus cultivar XRQ/B chromosome 13, HanXRQr2.0-SUNRISE, whole genome shotgun sequence harbors:
- the LOC118485815 gene encoding uncharacterized protein LOC118485815, with translation MWRKVVEWVHGGRGRWDFLPVNRSIKGCWNMIVKEMERCSFKGNNIRTLIKVKVGNGADVQFWSDLWIGSTILKQRWLKMFALERCKSCSVAARIMRHNNGWRFVPDWKRGLASVEELSEMQDLQFLLNNLTFSGSQDRWQWGDDGKDSFSMALVKNLIRDDNEVSRDHSMQWESWIPLKVNLFIWRAEMDRISTKLALTRRRIYIQDVSCSLCETMDEDVAHLFTGCGFSFGVWSAVGNWCKIALIFAFDFKDLLAIHNQVQGDKWAKKVVRGIIMISCWDLW, from the coding sequence ATGTGGCGTAAGGTGGTGGAGTGGGTGCATGGGGGTAGGGGTAGGTGGGATTTCTTGCCGGTTAATCGAAGCATTAAAGGATGTTGGAATATGATTGTTAAGGAGATGGAGCGATGTTCGTTCAAAGGAAATAATATTCGCACGCTGATTAAAGTGAAGGTTGGAAACGGTGCTGATGTGCAATTTTGGTCGGATCTCTGGATTGGTTCGACCATTTTAAAACAACGGTGGCTGAAAATGTTTGCTTTGGAGAGGTGTAAAAGTTGTTCAGTCGCTGCTCGGATTATGCGTCACAATAATGGATGGCGATTTGTTCCAGATTGGAAAAGAGGTCTAGCATCGGTGGAGGAGTTATCGGAGATGCAGGATTTACAATTTCTCCTTAATAATTTAACTTTTTCAGGTAGTCAGGACCGGTGGCAGTGGGGCGATGATGGTAAAGACTCGTTTTCAATGGCATTGGTTAAAAATTTGATTCGAGATGATAACGAGGTTAGCCGAGATCATAGTATGCAATGGGAATCATGGATTCCTCTCAAGGTGAATTTGTTTATCTGGCGGGCAGAGATGGACCGAATTTCTACTAAACTGGCCCTTACTAGAAGAAGGATATACATACAAGATGTCTCTTGCAGTCTGTGTGAGACTATGGACGAGGACGTGGCACATTTATTCACAGGTTGTGGTTTTTCGTTTGGGGTGTGGTCCGCTGTGGGGAATTGGTGCAAAATAGCTCTGATTTTCGCTTTTGATTTCAAGGATTTGCTGGCCATTCACAATCAAGTTCAAGGTGACAAATGGGCGAAAAAAGTTGTTAGAGGTATTATTATGATTTCCTGTTGGGATTTATGGTAG
- the LOC110901340 gene encoding uncharacterized protein LOC110901340 yields the protein MHIEKNVCDSLLGLLLDIPGKTKDGVNARKDKEEMGIRKELAPVEKGNRIYLPPACYTMSKEEKKKFCKCLHDIKVPSCYFANIKRLVSMKDCKLLGMKSHDCHVLMTHMIPIAVRGLLPEKKYFMPSFFDVMVHLVIHIVEEINACGPLQKTPKVAYFNIHKITGKECEENFASVKEHLLGVYKLKKGTKYFLAPFFYRAHWVLFIVSPKERSVWILDTISVKANKDKDDYPLSRAIESSFGSGLTWTMVQCKQQDGSWECGFMVIWFMVQFVLKKRFRFPNNIWTETTSVTQEKIDMLVENIMTRFFKSKSVGWLNAP from the exons ATGCATATCGAGAAAAATGTATGTGATAGCTTGCTAGGATTATTGTTAGACATTCCGGGAAAAACTAAAGATGGTGTCAATGCCCGTAAAGACAAGGAAGAAATGGGAATACGTAAAGAGCTTGCCCCTGTTGAAAAAGGTAATCGTATTTATCTGCCACCTGCATGTTACACAATGTCAAAGGAAGAGAAAAAAAAGTTTTGTAAATGTTTGCATGATATTAAAGTTCCATCTTGTTATTTCGCAAACATTAAAAGGTTGGTGTCGATGAAAGATTGTAAACTGCTTGGTATGAAGTCTCATGATTGTCATGTTTTGATGACACATATGATTCCTATTGCTGTCCGTGGATTACTACCAGAGA AGAAGTATTTCATGCCATCCTTTTTTGATGTGATGGTTCACCTGGTGATTCATATTGTTGAAGAAATCAATGCTTGTGGTCCG CTCCAGAAGACCCCTAAAGTTGCCTACTTCAATATCCACAAAATAACTGGAAAAGAGTGCGAGGAAAATTTTGCAAGTGTAAAAGAACACTTGTTAGGTGTCTACAAACTTAAAAAGGGCACAAAATATTTTCTTGCACCCTTTTTTTATAg GGCCCATTGGGTTTTGTTTATCGTTTCTCCCAAGGAACGAAGTGTTTGGATTTTGGATACGATTTCGGTTAAGGCCAACAAGGATAAAGATGATTATCCTCTTTCGAGAGCAATAGAATCTTCTTTTGGAAGTGGACTTACATGGACCATGGTTCAA TGTAAGCAACAAGACGGGTCTTGGGAGTGTGGGTTCATGGTGATTTGGTTTATGGTCCAGTTTGTTTTAAAGAAGCGATTTCGTTTTCCAAACAAT ATTTGGACCGAGACAACAAGCGTAACACAAGAGAAAATCGACATGTTGGTTGAAAACATCATGACGCGGTTTTTTAAGAGTAAGAGTGTAGGTTGGTTGAATGCACCATGA